Proteins encoded together in one Scheffersomyces stipitis CBS 6054 chromosome 5, complete sequence window:
- a CDS encoding predicted protein (go_component vacuole~go_function aminopeptidase I activity~go_process proteolysis and peptidolysis) yields the protein LDSYYEAYAQQYIDFMSQNPTTYHVVTHFKSLLTNNGFKYIRENEPFTADEPGFYFTSKDDSTLVAFVVGGKWEPIRGSCFIGSHCDALSVKINPGGSIRKGAEDYSLLGVAPYSGSLNELWLNRDLGLAGSLLVKDPASGKLARKLINSAPHPIGFIPQLAPHFGIEKKYNKQTEMVPIVAYSSDKDLVPTDEEKSSHLYSKYPLSLLRYITTLSGYSLSSIVQMDLDLVDVQPAARGGLGREFIYSSSLDDRLCSFDSVYGLIEFSQSFYGSEDINEYNGLSGIYLANHEEIGSATRTGAAGGFLLDSLKSIVGSRYRTNNAERLLELTNNSVLLSTDVTHALNPNFKDVYLDKNFPLPNTGPSIKFDSNGHVLSDSFAYQFLSSIIQKHVPEIKLQHFHIRNDSRSGGTIGPIMSNASRGLNGAKLIIDVGLPILSMHSIRSIMGYKDAGIGVRFFKQVLSNWQDEVAHLDI from the coding sequence CTTGACCTGTACTACGAGGCTTATGCTCAACAGTATATAGATTTCATGTCACAGAACCCTACAACTTATCATGTTGTAACTCATTTCAAGTCCTTGTTAACTAACAACGGATTCAAATATATTCGGGAAAATGAGCCCTTCACTGCTGATGAACCCGGCTTTTATTTTACTTCCAAAGACGACTCAACTCTTGTTGCATTCGTTGTTGGTGGAAAATGGGAACCTATTAGGGGTAGTTGTTTCATAGGAAGCCACTGTGATGCATTGAGTGTCAAGATTAACCCTGGAGGTCTGATAAGAAAAGGTGCAGAAGACTACTCTCTTTTAGGAGTAGCTCCATACTCAGGAAGCTTGAACGAATTATGGTTGAACAGAGATCTCGGCTTGGCGGGATCGCTTTTGGTTAAAGATCCAGCTTCTGGAAAATTGGCTCGTaaattgatcaattctGCTCCTCATCCAATTGGCTTCATACCCCAATTGGCTCCGCATTTTGGAATCGAAAAGAAGTACAACAAACAGACAGAAATGGTTCCCATTGTCGCGTATTCGTCAGATAAGGATCTTGTCCCAACggatgaagaaaagtcaTCGCATCTTTACTCAAAGTACCCTTTGTCCTTGTTACGTTACATCACCACGTTATCAGGATACTCACTTTCTTCCATAGTACAAATGGACTTGGATCTTGTAGACGTTCAACCTGCTGCTAGAGGCGGTCTTGGTAGAGAGTTCATCTATTCTTCGAGCTTAGACGATAGATTATGCTCATTTGATTCTGTCTATGGTCTCATAGAATTCAGCCAATCCTTCTATGGCTCTGAGGATATTAACGAATACAACGGATTGAGTGGTATATACTTGGCTAATCATGAGGAAATTGGCAGTGCAACTAGAACAGGAGCTGCAGGTGGTTTCTTGCTTGATTCGTTGAAGTCTATCGTAGGTTCTCGTTACAGAACAAACAATGCGGAGAGATTACTAGAGTTGACTAATAATTCCGTGTTATTATCGACTGATGTCACCCATGCATTGAACCCAAACTTCAAGGATGTATATCTTGACAAGAACTTCCCTCTTCCCAACACTGGCCCTAGTATTAAATTTGACTCTAATGGCCATGTGTTGAGTGATTCCTTTGCCTATCAGTTCTTGTCGTCGATTATTCAAAAGCACGTTCCTGAAATTAAGTTACAACATTTTCATATTAGAAACGACAGTAGATCCGGTGGCACTATCGGACCGATTATGAGTAATGCTAGTAGAGGTTTGAATGGTGCCAAGTTGATTATTGACGTTGGATTGCCTATTCTCAGCATGCACTCCATTAGAAGTATCATGGGCTACAAAGATGCCGGTATTGGTGTGAGATTCTTCAAGCAAGTGCTCAGTAATTGGCAGGACGAAGTAGCACACTTGGATATTTAG
- a CDS encoding predicted protein (go_process protein folding) has translation MPKYNPFATASMSLAARNFSRATRPNLKGSFNVPSRVMSRNHYQIRGFHASLARAIDFDPYKVLGVDKSADQKDIKKAYYTLVKKYHPDVNKEKDAEKRFHKIQESYELLSDKDKRAQYDQFGSAAFDANGNANPFAGGQNPFASGNPFGGAGGRGGNPFGGMGFDFEDLFKEAFTGGGKSGGGRGSFVTEHVGDNIEVLKSISFKESIFGTKVQVNYKAVDTCNTCQGSGLKTGKKKSTCPTCHGTGQSTHILGGFHMSSTCSTCHGSGVTIPKSDECGSCHGHGVQEIPKSTSVELPCGISDGTRLRVPGAGDAPFVTKDPYNQTRNGDLIIRVNVAKDPKFSRINNNIVVTEDILMTTAALGGEIVVPTIDGQNIKLKIRPGVQNGRKLTIPEKGVPINRNMNNRGDLEVVLNVKTLIPETPIQTALLEALADAYNDKNAKRTDAHWKLDLDDDNKKVDETYDESDLNPSKLNRIGKFLGKFFNMDNGAKEKGKQQDSNNNNNNSNSK, from the coding sequence ATGCCAAAGTACAATCCATTTGCCACTGCGTCAATGCTGCTTGCTGCCAGAAACTTTAGCAGGGCCACGAGACCAAACTTAAAAGGTTCTTTTAATGTTCCTTCCAGAGTGATGAGCAGAAACCATTACCAAATCAGAGGTTTCCACGCTTCGCTTGCTAGAGCGATAGATTTTGATCCCTATAAGGTTCTTGGCGTGGACAAGTCAGCTGACCAGAAGGATATCAAGAAGGCATACTACACgttggtgaagaaataCCACCCGGATGTGAACAAGGAGAAGGATGCGGAGAAGAGGTTTCACAAGATCCAGGAGTCATACGAGTTGTTGAGTGATAAGGACAAGAGAGCTCAGTATGACCAGTTTGGCTCTGCAGCTTTTGATGCCAACGGAAATGCCAATCCATTTGCTGGAGGTCAGAACCCTTTTGCCAGTGGTAACCCCTTTGGAGGTGCTGGTGGACGGGGAGGAAATCCATTTGGAGGAATGGGCTTCGATTTTGAGGATTTGTTCAAAGAAGCATTCACAGGTGGTGGCAAATCGGGTGGTGGAAGAGGTTCTTTTGTTACTGAACATGTTGGAGATAATATCGAAGTGTTGAAGTCTATCTCGTTCAAGGAGTCTATATTCGGTACTAAGGTACAAGTTAACTATAAGGCTGTTGATACCTGTAATACATGTCAGGGAAGTGGCTTGAAGACgggaaagaagaagtcgacCTGCCCTACGTGTCATGGCACTGGCCAAAGTACTCACATCTTAGGTGGCTTTCATATGTCTTCTACCTGTAGCACTTGTCACGGGTCTGGGGTTACCATTCCCAAGCTGGACGAGTGTGGAAGTTGTCACGGGCACGGTGTTCAGGAAATCCCTAAGTCTACAAGTGTAGAATTGCCTTGTGGAATCAGTGATGGCACCAGATTGAGAGTTCCTGGAGCTGGTGATGCTCCATTTGTCACCAAGGATCCATACAATCAGACCAGAAACGGTGATTTGATCATCAGAGTCAATGTAGCTAAAGATCCTAAGTTttccagaatcaacaataacatTGTTGTAACAGAAGACATATTGATGACGACTGCTGCTTTGGGAGGTGAAATTGTGGTTCCCACTATCGATGGCCAGAACATCAAGCTCAAGATCCGTCCAGGTGTGCAGAATGGCAGAAAGTTAACCATTCCAGAAAAGGGTGTACCGATCAACAGAAACATGAACAACAGAGGAGACTTGGAAGTGGTTTTGAATGTCAAGACGCTTATTCCTGAAACTCCTATCCAGACAGCTTTGTTGGAGGCTTTGGCTGATGCATACAACGACAAAAATGCCAAACGTACAGATGCCCACTGGAAGTTAGATTTGGATGacgacaacaagaaggTTGACGAGACTTACGATGAGAGCGATTTGAATCcatccaagttgaacagGATAGGCAAATTCTTGGgcaaatttttcaacatgGACAACGGAGCCAAGGAAAAGGGCAAACAACAGGatagtaataataataataataatagtaatagCAAGTGA